Proteins from one Tsuneonella aeria genomic window:
- the mdh gene encoding malate dehydrogenase — protein sequence MARAKIALVGAGMIGGTLAHLAAKKEMGDIVLFDIAEGIPQGKALDLSQCGPIEGFDAKVTGTNSYEDIAGADVVIVTAGVPRKPGMSRDDLLGINLKVMKSVGEGIRDHAPDAFVICITNPLDAMVWALREFSGLPHNKVVGMAGVLDSARFATFLAWEFGVSVKDVNAFVLGGHGDTMVPVTSYTTVSGIPVNDLAKIKGIDASRIDEIVQRTRSGGGEIVGLLKTGSAYYAPATSAIAMAEAYLGDQKRILPVAAYVEGKYGLDGLYVGVPAVIGANGIEEVVEIALSDEEKANLKVSTDAVEELLVACKGLDSELA from the coding sequence ATCGCGCGCGCCAAGATCGCCCTCGTCGGCGCCGGCATGATTGGCGGCACGCTCGCTCATCTCGCCGCGAAGAAGGAAATGGGCGACATCGTCCTGTTCGATATTGCCGAGGGGATTCCCCAGGGCAAGGCGCTCGACCTCAGCCAATGCGGCCCGATCGAAGGGTTCGACGCGAAGGTCACCGGCACCAATTCCTACGAGGATATTGCCGGCGCCGACGTGGTGATCGTCACCGCCGGCGTGCCGCGCAAGCCGGGGATGAGCCGCGACGATCTGCTCGGCATCAACCTCAAGGTGATGAAATCGGTCGGCGAAGGCATCCGCGATCATGCGCCCGATGCCTTCGTTATCTGCATCACCAATCCGCTCGACGCGATGGTCTGGGCCCTGCGCGAATTTTCCGGCCTGCCGCACAACAAGGTGGTCGGCATGGCCGGCGTGCTCGACAGCGCACGCTTCGCGACGTTCCTCGCCTGGGAGTTCGGGGTTTCGGTGAAGGACGTGAACGCCTTCGTCCTCGGCGGACACGGCGACACGATGGTCCCGGTCACCAGCTACACCACCGTCAGCGGTATCCCGGTCAATGATCTTGCGAAGATCAAGGGGATCGACGCCAGCCGCATCGACGAAATCGTCCAGCGGACCCGTTCCGGCGGTGGAGAGATCGTCGGCCTGCTGAAGACGGGCAGCGCGTACTACGCCCCCGCCACCAGCGCAATCGCGATGGCCGAAGCCTACCTCGGCGACCAGAAGCGAATCCTCCCGGTCGCCGCCTACGTAGAAGGCAAGTACGGCCTCGACGGCCTCTACGTCGGTGTCCCCGCCGTCATCGGCGCGAACGGCATCGAGGAAGTGGTCGAGATCGCATTGTCGGATGAGGAGAAGGCCAACCTCAAGGTCTCGACCGACGCGGTCGAGGAACTCCTGGTGGCCTGCAAGGGGCTGGATAGCGAACTGGCTTGA